CGCCTCGTGCCCCGAACCCTCGTGACGAAACCATCCCTCCCCGCGGCCTATCGAATTCTTCGGTGCCGGATACCTTTTCACTCGCTACGCTCATGAAAAGAGAATCCGGGACCGAAGAGCGCTAACCCTCTCCCGCCATCCTCTCCGCCTCCTCCTCGGACGGACGGCGTGATCCTTCGAGGAGGAGGGGCGGGCGGGACCCCCACCTCTCGAGGTGCGTGAGAAATGGCCGCGCGAGGTCGCACCCTTGTGGAAACTCCGTGGCAATCATGAACCCACCCAGGGGGCGGCACGCCCCGGACTCCGAGAGGGATTACCCGTCCGTCCCTCTCCCCACACCGTGCCCCGAAGGGAGAGCCGGCGGGGGAAGGGGATAATTCGATACCGATAACGATTCCAAACGGTACGGATCCCTCCTTCGTCGCTTCACGCGCCCGGGGGCGCTTGACAGGTGGGGCGGTCACCCGCAGACTGATAAGCCGTCCGTGAAGCGGGCTCGGTTCAGGGAGACCGGTGCCCGGCCGATGATCCGTTTGGAAGGATCGATCGAAAAGGGGCAAGGATGTACTGCCAGTACTACGGGTTCTCCGAGGATCCGTTTCAACTCACGCCGGACCCGCAGTTCCTCTATCTGGACGAGGTGTACCGCGAGGCGATGGCGCACCTCGAATACGGGGTGACCAGCGGTAGGGGATACGTTCTCCTCACCGGTGAAGTGGGAACCGGCAAGACCACCCTGATCCACTCTTTCCTCGATCAGCACCGGGAGGACCTCCTCACCGCTTTCATCTTCTCCACCGCCATGAACTTCGTCGAGCTTCTGAAGATGATCCACGAGGATTTCGAAACCGGTTTCCGGGGCGAGGACTCGGAGGCGATTCTCCTGATCGAGCTGAATCGCTTCCTGCTTCGCAAGTACCACGAAGGGGTTCGGTGCGTGCTGATCCTGGACGAAGCGCAGAATCTGAGCGTGGAGCTTCTCGAGAAGATCCGGATGCTCTCCAACCTGGAGGCGCGGAAGTCGAAGCTCGTCCAAACCGTGCTGGTGGGGCAGCCGGAGCTGGTCGGCAAGCTGGAGAGGGAGGATCTCCGGCAGCTGAAGCAACGCGTGGCGGTTCGCTTCGACATCCCGCCGATGACGGCGGACAGAACCGAGAATTACATCCGGCACAGGCTCGGCGTGGCCGGCTCGCCGGACCGCGGTCTGTTCACCGATCAGGCGGTTCGTCTGGTGCAGAAAGAGGCGGGGGGAATCCCGCGGCTCATCAACGTGATCTGCTCCAACAGCCTCCTGCTCGGCTTCGGGATGGGGGTGAGCCGGATCGACGAACGCGTGATCGGGGAGGTGATTCGGGACATGAACCGCGGACTGGACCGATTCCGCGGTTCCGAAAAGCCGGAGCGGCCGGTGGCGGCGCCTCTCCCGGCGTCCCCGCCCGCCCACTCCCTCCCCGCGACGGGGGACGCGCCCCTCACGGCGCGTGAAGGGGCCGCCTATCTACGCGTTTCCGTTCGAACCCTGCGGGAGCTCTTCCGCTCCGGCTCGATCCCCTGCGTGAAGGTGGGGGGAGGGTGGCGCGTTCTCCGGAGCGACCTGGATTCCTTCGTCCGGGGCGTCGCCGCCGGCACGGCCGCGCGGCATGACCCCGCCGGGGAGAGCGGA
The genomic region above belongs to Candidatus Eisenbacteria bacterium and contains:
- a CDS encoding AAA family ATPase encodes the protein MYCQYYGFSEDPFQLTPDPQFLYLDEVYREAMAHLEYGVTSGRGYVLLTGEVGTGKTTLIHSFLDQHREDLLTAFIFSTAMNFVELLKMIHEDFETGFRGEDSEAILLIELNRFLLRKYHEGVRCVLILDEAQNLSVELLEKIRMLSNLEARKSKLVQTVLVGQPELVGKLEREDLRQLKQRVAVRFDIPPMTADRTENYIRHRLGVAGSPDRGLFTDQAVRLVQKEAGGIPRLINVICSNSLLLGFGMGVSRIDERVIGEVIRDMNRGLDRFRGSEKPERPVAAPLPASPPAHSLPATGDAPLTAREGAAYLRVSVRTLRELFRSGSIPCVKVGGGWRVLRSDLDSFVRGVAAGTAARHDPAGESGSRDREEDRPFVPDPAAVPVRGEEDGR